The proteins below are encoded in one region of Limnochorda pilosa:
- a CDS encoding tetratricopeptide repeat protein: MPEEVQALDTAAREAMDTGRPDEAEALLREALRLDPAAAPVRTNLAACLGMQGRLQEAEAELREVLARHPAYLFPRALLVALIAQAGREEEARREADRAVELATRETPDPAAADQLVSALGLLDHDAGLEALFVVLQPLAAHLSPESLCTLALAAHRVGRDGSAFEEALGRHPAAGYEPFASGLEALRSSRIEKLVHLQRRWLAEELRQQADRWARTGRLPEAEAHYRRVLELVPDAVGSRINLSNLYRSVGRLEEAQALLEEAAAHQDHPGVLLNLAGVLTERGELGQAEALMEQLDVAVLDEPLQVLFHLVQAEGWSRAGDHGRALAAWEEAARIDPDAEEVRRTRAEIDRRREESEVLSLLHVYQDRRRERLERAILRAEGGERPPVRELLRVLTPDNLQAVWRHYREDPPPAGRAATVDALARTAAERLPETLASLSKAERAVLEEVSQAGGAMPLEALAEHHPGFRQDSWFWDRTPPEGPVGRLRFLQVLGFGRLGAREEPVAFLPREVRACR, from the coding sequence GTGCCGGAAGAGGTCCAGGCCCTGGACACGGCCGCCCGGGAGGCCATGGACACGGGCCGGCCGGACGAGGCGGAGGCGCTCCTTCGGGAGGCCCTTCGGCTGGATCCAGCGGCGGCGCCCGTGCGCACCAACCTGGCCGCGTGCCTGGGGATGCAAGGACGGCTGCAAGAGGCCGAGGCCGAGCTGCGCGAGGTCCTGGCCCGCCACCCGGCGTACCTCTTCCCCAGGGCCCTCCTGGTCGCCCTCATCGCCCAGGCGGGCCGGGAGGAGGAAGCCCGGCGCGAGGCGGATCGGGCCGTGGAGCTCGCAACGCGGGAAACCCCCGACCCGGCCGCCGCGGACCAACTGGTGAGCGCGCTGGGGCTCCTGGACCACGACGCCGGCCTGGAAGCCCTCTTCGTCGTCCTTCAGCCCCTGGCGGCCCACCTGAGCCCCGAGTCCCTCTGCACCCTGGCCCTGGCCGCCCATCGGGTGGGGCGGGACGGCAGCGCCTTCGAGGAGGCGCTCGGGCGGCATCCTGCAGCGGGCTACGAGCCGTTCGCATCGGGCTTGGAGGCTCTTCGCAGCAGCCGGATCGAGAAGCTCGTCCACCTCCAGCGCCGCTGGCTGGCCGAGGAACTTCGGCAGCAGGCGGACCGGTGGGCGCGCACGGGCCGGCTCCCCGAGGCCGAGGCGCACTACCGGCGGGTGCTGGAGCTGGTGCCCGACGCGGTGGGCAGCCGCATCAACCTGTCGAACCTCTACCGGTCCGTGGGGCGGCTGGAAGAGGCCCAGGCGCTCCTTGAGGAAGCGGCGGCGCATCAGGATCACCCCGGCGTCCTCCTGAACCTGGCCGGCGTGCTCACCGAGCGGGGGGAGCTGGGCCAGGCCGAGGCGCTGATGGAGCAGCTCGATGTCGCGGTCCTGGACGAGCCGCTCCAGGTGCTCTTCCACCTGGTGCAGGCCGAGGGCTGGAGCCGTGCGGGAGACCACGGGCGGGCCCTTGCGGCATGGGAGGAGGCGGCCCGGATCGATCCGGACGCGGAGGAGGTCCGCCGCACCCGGGCCGAGATCGACCGGCGCCGGGAGGAGTCGGAGGTGCTGAGCCTCCTCCATGTGTACCAGGACCGGCGCCGGGAACGGCTGGAGCGGGCCATCCTGCGGGCCGAGGGGGGCGAGAGGCCGCCGGTGCGCGAGCTGCTGCGGGTGCTGACGCCGGACAACCTCCAGGCCGTCTGGCGCCACTACCGGGAGGATCCTCCCCCTGCAGGAAGGGCCGCGACGGTAGACGCCCTTGCCCGAACGGCGGCAGAGCGCCTGCCCGAGACGCTCGCCTCTCTCTCGAAGGCGGAACGGGCCGTGCTCGAGGAGGTGTCCCAGGCCGGCGGGGCCATGCCCCTGGAGGCGCTGGCAGAGCACCACCCCGGTTTTCGGCAGGACTCCTGGTTCTGGGATCGCACGCCGCCCGAGGGTCCCGTGGGGCGTCTCCGTTTCCTCCAAGTGCTGGGGTTCGGACGGCTCGGGGCCCGAGAGGAGCCTGTTGCATTTCTGCCCAGGGAGGTCAGGGCATGTCGATAG
- a CDS encoding PPC domain-containing protein, translating into MLLVGACAGLLGSAPVGLAAAAASGAGDAQAVPAGGSASWEAGAAGPADELVPGRSLERAFTVQDPRLDDDSPFHAYWFEARRGQRIELVMRSDEVDPYLWLYGPGGELLAGDDDSGPGPYDAAIRAQAPQDGTYRVLANTALGWQRGRYSLSLRLEDPPAGGPPGRDGAGAAGDGAGAALRARPRLPAALEELSNPVWGAHPGRGGCRRRASRGPRAPRFPR; encoded by the coding sequence ATGCTGCTGGTGGGAGCGTGCGCCGGCCTTCTGGGCTCCGCGCCCGTCGGGCTCGCCGCTGCCGCGGCCTCCGGCGCAGGCGATGCGCAGGCGGTTCCGGCTGGCGGCTCCGCCTCTTGGGAGGCCGGCGCAGCGGGTCCAGCGGACGAACTCGTTCCCGGCCGGTCCCTGGAGCGGGCCTTCACGGTGCAGGATCCGCGGCTGGACGACGACAGCCCCTTCCACGCATACTGGTTCGAGGCCCGGCGCGGCCAGCGGATCGAGCTGGTGATGCGCTCGGACGAGGTGGACCCGTACCTCTGGCTTTACGGTCCCGGCGGCGAGCTCCTGGCCGGGGACGACGACTCGGGGCCGGGGCCCTATGACGCGGCCATCCGCGCCCAGGCACCGCAGGACGGGACCTACCGCGTGCTGGCCAACACGGCCCTGGGGTGGCAGCGGGGACGCTACAGCCTTTCGCTGCGCCTGGAGGACCCGCCTGCGGGCGGCCCGCCCGGACGGGACGGCGCGGGGGCTGCCGGCGACGGCGCGGGGGCGGCCCTCCGGGCGAGGCCCCGGCTCCCGGCGGCCCTCGAGGAGTTGAGCAACCCGGTCTGGGGGGCGCACCCGGGACGCGGGGGCTGTCGGCGTCGGGCGAGCAGGGGCCCCAGGGCCCCGCGGTTCCCCCGGTAG
- a CDS encoding ABC transporter ATP-binding protein, which translates to MSESVSMPGWKGVSEGRRATARGQAEAAPEAIAVSGLTKRYPRGVQALDGVSFSVRRGEIFGLLGPNGAGKSTTVRILATLTRADRGRALVAGGDVSADPATVRRRIGYVAQVSGVDKYGTARENLYLQTRMHRVPARAIRERVDRLLEWVGLTGAADRLVHTYSGGMKRRLDLAMGLVHEPEVLFLDEPTTGLDPETRTALWQDLLRLRSEQGLTVLLTTHYLEEADHLCDRLAIVDRGRVVVEGTPAALKAEIQGDTVTLDVEGPTDNAVEALRDVDGVLETLPNGTSVLARAAHGATAVPVLVTALERAGVAVKAVTVSRPSLDDVYLHHTGRRYSASGATPNGTGPGGAMADGAASGGDDRHAPARER; encoded by the coding sequence GTGAGCGAATCCGTTTCGATGCCGGGCTGGAAAGGAGTGTCGGAGGGCCGGAGGGCGACGGCGCGGGGGCAGGCTGAGGCGGCTCCCGAGGCGATCGCCGTGTCGGGGCTGACCAAGCGCTATCCCAGAGGCGTGCAGGCCCTGGACGGCGTCTCCTTCTCGGTGCGTCGGGGCGAGATCTTCGGGCTGCTGGGGCCCAATGGGGCTGGCAAGAGCACCACGGTTCGCATCCTGGCCACCCTCACCCGGGCCGACAGGGGCCGGGCGCTGGTGGCGGGGGGCGATGTGTCGGCGGATCCCGCCACCGTGCGGCGCCGCATTGGGTACGTGGCCCAGGTATCCGGCGTGGACAAGTACGGCACCGCTCGAGAGAACCTGTATCTTCAGACCCGTATGCATCGGGTCCCGGCCCGGGCCATACGCGAGCGGGTGGATCGCCTGCTGGAGTGGGTGGGGCTTACCGGCGCCGCCGACCGGCTGGTGCACACCTACTCGGGAGGGATGAAGCGCCGGCTGGACCTGGCCATGGGCCTTGTGCACGAGCCTGAGGTTCTCTTCCTCGACGAGCCGACCACCGGGTTGGACCCCGAGACCCGGACGGCCCTCTGGCAGGATCTCCTCCGTCTCCGCAGCGAGCAGGGCCTCACCGTACTGCTCACCACCCACTACCTGGAGGAGGCGGACCACCTCTGCGACCGCCTGGCCATCGTCGATCGGGGACGCGTGGTGGTGGAAGGCACGCCGGCCGCCTTGAAGGCGGAGATCCAGGGCGACACCGTGACCCTGGACGTCGAGGGCCCCACCGACAACGCCGTAGAGGCCCTACGTGACGTGGACGGGGTGCTCGAAACCCTTCCCAACGGGACCTCGGTGCTGGCGAGGGCCGCTCACGGGGCGACGGCCGTGCCGGTCCTCGTCACAGCGCTGGAGAGGGCGGGGGTGGCCGTCAAGGCCGTGACCGTCTCCCGGCCCTCTCTGGACGACGTCTACCTGCACCACACGGGACGGCGCTACTCGGCCAGCGGAGCAACACCCAACGGGACGGGGCCCGGCGGGGCGATGGCAGATGGGGCCGCATCCGGTGGGGACGATCGGCACGCGCCGGCCCGGGAGCGCTGA
- a CDS encoding isocitrate lyase/PEP mutase family protein has product MAGPARLRELLVRDRILVAPGVYDGLSARIAEQAGFEALYVSGGAVARSMGVPDVGLVSLTETAKRLEEIREVTSLPLVADADTGYGNEINVIRTIRTLERAGAAGVHLEDQVTPKKCGHYEGKEVVEAEEMVRKIQAALDARLDPAFVVIARTDARAVLGLDEAIRRGRLYAEVGADMIFVEAPRSEEELERIGRELAGIPLLVNMFHGGKTPLVPAERLEAMGYRLMIVPSDLQRAAIRGMQRAARMLRERGDTGLMAGEMAGFKERDEIIGLPEVRELEARYLSQG; this is encoded by the coding sequence ATGGCAGGGCCTGCCCGTCTCCGGGAGCTCCTGGTCCGGGATCGAATCCTGGTGGCCCCGGGGGTGTACGATGGGCTGTCGGCCCGGATCGCCGAGCAGGCGGGGTTCGAGGCGCTCTACGTCTCGGGCGGCGCCGTGGCCCGGAGCATGGGCGTTCCCGACGTGGGCCTGGTCTCACTCACCGAGACCGCCAAGCGCCTGGAGGAGATTCGGGAGGTCACGTCGCTCCCCCTGGTGGCCGATGCCGATACCGGATACGGGAACGAGATCAACGTGATCCGGACCATCCGGACGCTGGAGCGGGCGGGCGCCGCGGGCGTCCACCTGGAGGACCAGGTGACGCCCAAGAAGTGCGGGCACTATGAGGGCAAGGAAGTGGTGGAAGCCGAGGAGATGGTCCGCAAGATCCAGGCTGCCCTCGACGCCCGCCTGGACCCGGCCTTCGTGGTGATTGCCCGCACCGACGCCCGGGCCGTGCTGGGCCTCGACGAGGCCATCCGCCGGGGACGGCTCTATGCCGAGGTGGGGGCCGACATGATCTTCGTGGAGGCGCCCCGTTCCGAGGAGGAGCTGGAGCGGATCGGCCGGGAGCTGGCCGGCATACCGCTGCTGGTGAACATGTTCCACGGCGGCAAGACGCCACTGGTTCCCGCGGAGCGGCTGGAGGCCATGGGCTACCGGCTGATGATCGTTCCCTCGGACCTCCAGCGGGCGGCGATCCGGGGCATGCAACGGGCGGCGCGGATGCTCCGGGAGCGAGGCGATACGGGGCTCATGGCGGGCGAGATGGCGGGATTCAAGGAACGGGACGAGATCATCGGTCTCCCCGAGGTGCGGGAGCTGGAGGCGCGGTATCTGAGTCAGGGATGA
- a CDS encoding glycosyltransferase family 4 protein → MIPLRIGILAPVTWRTPPRRYGPWEQVASHLAEGLVARGHQVTLFATGDSVTRAQLEWVVPRPLGESPPDDPDLDQFLHMVHAFRQAGRFDLIHNHLNWQPLLFAELVATPVVTTLHGAAMLEPASRRAFLRFPHRPCVAISQAERDAVPGLDYVATVPNGIELERFTFRDRPGEYLLFLARMHPAKGPDLAIEVARRTGRRLVMAAHIPPDQEAYFEQEIRPLIDGEQIRFVGEAGPAARDRLMGGALALLHLVRQPEPFGLTLAEAQACGTPVIGFDRGSVREVVAHGETGFVVETLERVCSAVEQAVRLSRAACRQRVERFYTVDRMVEGYLAAYERVLSGG, encoded by the coding sequence GTGATCCCCTTGCGCATCGGCATCCTCGCGCCCGTGACCTGGCGGACGCCGCCCCGGCGCTACGGCCCGTGGGAGCAGGTGGCCTCGCACCTGGCCGAGGGGCTGGTGGCCCGGGGCCACCAGGTGACCCTCTTCGCCACCGGGGACTCGGTGACCCGGGCGCAGCTCGAGTGGGTGGTGCCGCGGCCGCTGGGCGAGAGCCCACCCGACGACCCGGACCTGGATCAGTTCCTCCACATGGTCCACGCCTTCCGCCAGGCGGGCCGCTTCGACCTGATCCACAACCACCTGAACTGGCAGCCGCTCCTCTTCGCCGAGCTGGTCGCCACCCCCGTGGTCACCACCCTGCACGGGGCGGCCATGCTGGAGCCGGCCAGCCGGCGGGCCTTCCTGCGCTTCCCCCACCGGCCCTGCGTGGCCATCAGCCAGGCCGAGCGGGATGCGGTGCCGGGTCTGGACTACGTGGCCACGGTACCCAACGGGATCGAGCTCGAGCGGTTCACCTTCCGGGACCGCCCCGGCGAGTACCTCCTCTTCCTGGCCCGCATGCATCCCGCCAAGGGGCCGGACCTGGCCATCGAGGTGGCCCGGCGGACGGGGCGGCGCCTGGTCATGGCCGCCCACATCCCTCCGGACCAGGAGGCCTACTTTGAGCAGGAGATCCGCCCCCTCATCGATGGGGAGCAGATCCGCTTCGTGGGAGAGGCGGGCCCTGCCGCCCGGGACCGTCTCATGGGCGGGGCCCTGGCCCTCCTCCACCTGGTGCGCCAGCCCGAGCCCTTCGGCCTGACCCTGGCCGAGGCCCAGGCGTGCGGCACGCCGGTGATCGGCTTCGACCGGGGCTCGGTGCGCGAGGTGGTGGCCCACGGCGAGACCGGCTTCGTGGTGGAGACGCTCGAGCGGGTGTGCTCGGCGGTGGAGCAGGCGGTCCGTCTGAGCCGGGCCGCCTGCCGCCAGCGGGTGGAACGCTTCTACACCGTGGATCGGATGGTGGAAGGCTACCTGGCCGCGTACGAGCGGGTTCTGTCGGGCGGATGA
- a CDS encoding patatin-like phospholipase family protein, with protein sequence MERPKTSHDGHTLPSAGPGPGVGLALGGGAARGLAHIGVIQELEARGLSITHLAGCSMGAVVAAAYACGTLDRLVERTRGLQYPELVRWIRFNGGILDGDRVYRELQDLTGALTFDDLPVELVLVATDLATGEPVRLDRGEVARAVQASMSVPGLLPPVSVNGRWLVDGGLVELVPVGPLAEMGAEYRVAVDVSNRADIWGRLARAGRVAYRQVRGHDRLASCVQGHAFSSGQRAWSTRSTLAHAFEISEARAHWANDGTEGTENPPLDCVLHPDLSRYHGHQFHEVEELIEAGRQAVRRASQHLPPENAACARSLGGNAGVPAGGTEAGAVARRALQ encoded by the coding sequence ATGGAACGCCCGAAGACGTCTCACGATGGCCACACGCTACCGAGCGCTGGGCCCGGGCCGGGTGTCGGCCTGGCCCTGGGCGGAGGCGCCGCGCGGGGTCTGGCGCACATCGGGGTCATCCAGGAGTTGGAGGCCCGGGGTCTCTCGATCACCCACCTGGCTGGATGCAGCATGGGGGCGGTGGTGGCGGCAGCCTACGCCTGTGGCACCCTGGATCGGCTGGTGGAGAGAACCCGAGGCCTGCAGTATCCCGAGCTGGTACGCTGGATCCGCTTCAACGGCGGCATCCTGGACGGGGACCGGGTATATCGGGAGCTTCAGGACCTCACGGGGGCCTTGACCTTCGACGATCTCCCGGTGGAGCTCGTGCTGGTGGCCACCGACCTCGCCACGGGCGAGCCGGTCCGGCTGGACCGGGGCGAGGTGGCCCGCGCCGTACAGGCCTCCATGTCGGTACCTGGTCTCCTGCCTCCGGTCTCTGTGAACGGACGCTGGCTCGTTGACGGCGGGTTGGTCGAGCTGGTCCCTGTGGGGCCGCTGGCGGAGATGGGCGCGGAATATCGGGTGGCCGTGGACGTCTCCAACCGCGCGGACATCTGGGGGCGGCTGGCGCGAGCAGGCCGGGTGGCCTACCGGCAAGTCCGCGGCCACGACCGGCTGGCGTCTTGCGTGCAGGGGCACGCCTTCTCCTCGGGCCAGAGGGCGTGGTCCACGCGGTCCACCCTCGCCCACGCCTTTGAGATCAGCGAGGCCCGTGCCCACTGGGCGAACGATGGGACGGAAGGCACGGAGAACCCGCCGCTGGACTGCGTGCTTCATCCCGATCTCAGCCGCTATCATGGCCACCAGTTCCACGAGGTGGAAGAGCTCATCGAAGCAGGGCGGCAAGCGGTTCGCCGTGCCTCGCAGCACCTGCCGCCGGAGAACGCCGCCTGCGCCCGCTCGCTCGGAGGGAACGCCGGCGTACCGGCTGGGGGAACGGAGGCGGGTGCCGTTGCGCGTCGCGCTCTTCAGTGA
- a CDS encoding glycosyltransferase, which yields MRVALFSDSFREDLGGLTRAVIRLHDGLVARGHTVRVYTLHQRAGPLHPADRIFVPAVPVSWLPWAPPDSWAAWNGAAVYRSLEAWAPDVVHLHSPLPVGWWGLLAARRLGVPVLSTCHANPEAPSAFLLGGQARGKRRVMGESVLSRASRAYQRAFYGRCDAVVAPSPSTASLLRAMGVRRPIHVIPNGVDLSRFTLEPGWAPGAAPPNHPPRVLYAGRLSAEKGVETLLAAVQELWARGVGMELVVAGSGPLEGRVRAWAYRAPGRVTLLGKVGWESMPEVYRSCDLLCLPSPLETEGLAAIEAMASGLPVVGVAEGALVDLVRPGFNGLLATPGDPTGLADALARIVVDPEARRRLVPGALATARARDSQHFLDQLVSLYAYLASTGDAGRERGPHDQEPLRPPSPAAPGDGR from the coding sequence TTGCGCGTCGCGCTCTTCAGTGACTCCTTCCGCGAGGACCTGGGCGGCCTCACCCGAGCCGTGATCCGGCTCCACGATGGTCTCGTGGCGCGAGGGCACACGGTTCGCGTCTACACCCTGCACCAGCGGGCGGGGCCCCTCCACCCGGCGGATCGGATCTTCGTCCCCGCTGTGCCCGTAAGCTGGCTTCCGTGGGCTCCCCCGGACAGCTGGGCGGCGTGGAACGGAGCGGCCGTGTACCGGTCGCTGGAAGCCTGGGCGCCGGACGTGGTCCACCTGCACTCGCCCCTGCCGGTGGGCTGGTGGGGGCTCCTTGCGGCCCGGCGACTCGGCGTTCCCGTCCTCTCCACCTGCCACGCCAACCCTGAGGCTCCTTCGGCCTTCCTCCTGGGAGGCCAAGCTCGGGGTAAACGAAGGGTGATGGGCGAGTCGGTCTTGAGCCGGGCGAGCCGGGCCTACCAGCGGGCCTTCTACGGCCGCTGCGATGCCGTCGTCGCCCCCAGCCCCAGCACCGCGTCGCTGCTTCGTGCGATGGGGGTCCGGCGTCCCATCCACGTCATCCCCAACGGCGTGGACCTGAGCCGCTTCACGCTCGAGCCCGGCTGGGCCCCCGGCGCCGCGCCCCCGAACCACCCGCCCCGCGTCCTCTACGCCGGGCGCCTCAGCGCGGAGAAGGGTGTGGAAACCCTTCTGGCGGCCGTCCAGGAGCTCTGGGCGCGTGGGGTGGGCATGGAACTGGTCGTGGCCGGGAGCGGCCCCCTGGAAGGTCGGGTTCGGGCCTGGGCCTACCGGGCGCCAGGACGCGTCACCCTGCTGGGGAAGGTCGGCTGGGAGTCGATGCCCGAGGTCTACCGGTCGTGCGACCTCCTGTGCCTGCCCAGCCCCCTCGAAACCGAGGGGCTGGCCGCCATCGAGGCCATGGCCTCGGGCCTCCCCGTCGTCGGTGTCGCCGAGGGAGCGCTGGTGGACCTGGTGCGCCCGGGGTTCAACGGCCTGCTTGCCACCCCGGGCGACCCCACCGGCCTCGCGGACGCCCTGGCGCGGATCGTCGTCGACCCCGAAGCCCGCCGTCGCCTCGTCCCGGGAGCCCTGGCAACGGCCCGCGCCCGCGACAGCCAGCACTTCCTGGACCAGCTGGTATCGCTCTACGCCTACCTGGCTTCCACCGGCGACGCGGGCCGGGAGAGAGGGCCCCATGATCAAGAGCCGCTGCGCCCACCCTCCCCCGCAGCGCCCGGGGATGGTCGATGA
- a CDS encoding CPBP family intramembrane glutamic endopeptidase: MGWFMAGLATGMAMMLLVHLVQRAGGWVTMGPGEGFGDGRGWASLAALVAVSALEEWFFRGLLFGWMLPRAGSLATLAATSLLFGLLHLGNRVNGLTVFNAVLAGAAFGAARLHTGGLGLAAGIHVGWNLMQWPLLGYPLYGAEERGFLRFPKLLTARPGGPPLLSGGRFGPEASLLDTAAFGLLLVWLLRRMEWL; the protein is encoded by the coding sequence GTGGGCTGGTTCATGGCGGGCCTGGCTACGGGAATGGCCATGATGCTCCTCGTCCACCTGGTGCAACGCGCCGGCGGCTGGGTGACCATGGGGCCCGGGGAAGGCTTCGGGGATGGGCGGGGGTGGGCGAGCCTGGCGGCGCTGGTGGCGGTCAGCGCCCTGGAGGAGTGGTTCTTCCGGGGGCTCCTCTTCGGCTGGATGCTCCCCCGGGCCGGCTCCCTGGCCACCCTGGCGGCCACCTCGCTGCTCTTCGGCCTCCTGCACCTGGGAAACCGGGTGAATGGGCTCACCGTCTTCAACGCGGTCCTGGCCGGGGCCGCCTTCGGCGCCGCCCGCCTCCACACGGGTGGGCTCGGTCTTGCCGCGGGCATTCACGTGGGCTGGAACCTGATGCAGTGGCCGCTCTTGGGCTATCCTCTCTACGGTGCGGAGGAACGGGGCTTCCTCCGCTTCCCGAAACTCCTCACCGCCCGCCCCGGGGGGCCCCCGCTCCTCTCGGGCGGCCGCTTCGGGCCCGAGGCAAGCCTGCTGGACACGGCCGCCTTCGGGCTGCTCCTGGTCTGGCTCCTGAGGCGGATGGAGTGGCTTTGA
- a CDS encoding ABC transporter permease, giving the protein MTFVADTYHLLVRRLRTRLRTPVWIAVGLVQPVIWLGVFGQLFRRVVEIPGFEGTSYVQFLTPGVVVMTAFFGGLWSGMGLIQDLNDGVLDRLLATPVRRGALIAAPVLEVTLTATIQSGIILLTGLALGARFTGGLAGPGMILLASALLGAGAAGFSNGLALVTRREDALIPVVNFVGMPLTFLSSAFMAEAFMPGWIRAIARVNPLNWAITSARSAMLDPQWPQIWLHVGYLLLFVLVGGFLATQAFRAYQRST; this is encoded by the coding sequence ATGACGTTCGTCGCCGACACCTATCACCTGCTGGTGCGCCGCTTGCGCACCCGCCTGCGCACCCCTGTCTGGATCGCCGTGGGGCTGGTGCAGCCCGTTATCTGGCTGGGCGTTTTCGGCCAGCTCTTCCGGCGGGTGGTAGAGATTCCCGGGTTCGAAGGCACGTCCTATGTCCAGTTCCTCACCCCCGGCGTGGTGGTGATGACCGCCTTCTTCGGCGGTCTGTGGTCCGGCATGGGACTCATCCAGGACCTGAACGACGGTGTCCTGGACCGACTTCTGGCCACCCCCGTCCGCAGGGGCGCCCTGATCGCGGCGCCGGTCCTGGAAGTAACCCTCACGGCGACCATCCAGTCGGGGATCATCCTCCTCACGGGGCTGGCCCTGGGTGCCCGGTTCACGGGGGGGTTGGCGGGTCCCGGCATGATCTTGCTGGCCTCGGCACTGCTGGGGGCGGGCGCCGCGGGGTTCTCCAACGGGCTGGCCCTGGTGACCCGCCGGGAAGACGCCCTGATCCCCGTGGTCAACTTCGTGGGGATGCCGCTCACCTTCCTCTCCAGCGCGTTCATGGCCGAGGCCTTCATGCCCGGTTGGATTCGAGCAATCGCCAGGGTCAACCCCCTCAACTGGGCCATCACCAGCGCCCGGAGCGCGATGCTGGACCCGCAGTGGCCCCAGATCTGGTTGCATGTCGGGTACCTGCTCCTCTTCGTCCTGGTGGGCGGGTTCCTCGCAACCCAGGCGTTCAGGGCCTATCAACGCAGCACGTAA
- a CDS encoding VOC family protein produces MGTLPLDLDDLLAVAAATEGGADPGTRVGHVHLNVADLERSRRFYCDLLGFDVMLRYGPSALFISVGGYHHHLGFNTWEGEGALQPPARSTGLVSYVLWVPPEGFDSLVDRLKEAGAPFSTVDIGRFASSPADPRRQGTSAGNGGPGARAGDPMVDAGARGVELTDPDGIGVVLAVPA; encoded by the coding sequence ATGGGTACCCTGCCCCTGGACCTGGACGACCTGCTGGCGGTCGCGGCCGCCACGGAGGGGGGCGCGGACCCGGGCACGCGTGTGGGTCACGTGCACCTGAACGTGGCCGATCTCGAACGGAGCCGTCGCTTCTACTGCGACCTGCTGGGTTTCGACGTGATGCTCCGGTACGGACCGAGCGCCCTCTTCATCTCGGTAGGCGGCTACCACCACCATCTCGGGTTCAACACCTGGGAGGGCGAGGGGGCTCTCCAGCCGCCTGCGCGAAGCACGGGCCTCGTCTCCTACGTCCTCTGGGTGCCTCCCGAAGGGTTCGACTCCTTGGTGGACCGCCTCAAGGAGGCGGGCGCACCCTTCTCGACCGTAGACATCGGCCGGTTCGCCTCCAGTCCAGCCGACCCTCGCCGGCAGGGTACGTCCGCCGGGAACGGCGGGCCCGGGGCACGGGCTGGCGACCCGATGGTGGACGCAGGCGCGCGAGGAGTGGAGCTGACGGACCCCGACGGCATCGGGGTCGTGCTGGCGGTCCCCGCGTGA
- a CDS encoding GNAT family N-acetyltransferase codes for MRIRPLSGEDVRTTLLPSMVQVYAAAFSQPPYRGVDAGSFAQTLERHAGRPGFLGFQADEDGELAGFAYGYTSRTGGWWHDRVRAALDAKVAAIWLDAPLEFVELAVQPRFQGRGVGGRLHDRLLEAARPSHRRAVLSTLEAETPAMHLYRRRGWQVVAQGVRFGPDDRYRILGRRLHPASMGEAGDFRVRRADPLDVEGIRAVAAGTWAEAYQGLIPKEVQHRLLAAWYAPEGLRAAIERAESPVLVAEEGGAVCGFAQMGMIGPETAELFRLYVLPTHQRVGLGQRLHEAVLQALRNRGHVVRAVEVTVEEGNRKGRTFYEKLGFRLLATSDEPLPGGGRLVTARYRVELP; via the coding sequence ATGAGGATCCGCCCTCTCTCGGGTGAAGACGTGCGCACGACCCTGCTTCCCTCCATGGTCCAGGTCTACGCGGCCGCCTTCTCCCAGCCACCCTACCGCGGGGTGGACGCCGGCTCGTTCGCCCAGACCCTGGAACGCCACGCGGGGCGCCCGGGATTCCTGGGCTTCCAGGCCGACGAAGACGGGGAGCTAGCCGGTTTCGCCTACGGATACACCAGCCGGACCGGCGGCTGGTGGCACGACCGGGTGCGCGCCGCGCTGGACGCCAAGGTGGCCGCGATCTGGCTGGACGCCCCCCTTGAGTTCGTGGAGCTGGCGGTCCAGCCTCGGTTCCAGGGCCGGGGCGTGGGAGGGCGCCTGCACGACAGGCTCCTGGAGGCAGCCCGGCCCAGCCACCGGCGTGCGGTGCTCTCCACCCTGGAGGCGGAGACCCCGGCGATGCACCTCTACCGGCGCCGGGGATGGCAGGTGGTCGCCCAGGGGGTGCGTTTCGGACCCGACGACCGCTACCGGATCCTGGGACGGCGCCTCCACCCCGCTTCGATGGGTGAGGCGGGGGACTTCCGGGTGCGTCGCGCGGACCCCCTCGATGTGGAGGGCATCCGGGCCGTCGCCGCGGGCACCTGGGCCGAGGCGTACCAGGGGCTCATCCCCAAGGAGGTGCAGCACCGGCTACTGGCGGCGTGGTACGCTCCCGAGGGTCTCCGGGCGGCCATCGAGCGGGCCGAGAGCCCGGTCCTGGTGGCCGAGGAGGGCGGCGCCGTCTGTGGCTTCGCCCAGATGGGCATGATCGGGCCCGAGACGGCCGAGCTCTTCCGACTTTACGTGCTGCCCACCCACCAGCGGGTGGGGCTCGGGCAACGGCTCCACGAGGCGGTGCTGCAGGCGCTCCGGAACAGGGGACACGTGGTTCGCGCCGTGGAGGTCACGGTCGAGGAGGGGAACCGCAAAGGCCGCACCTTCTACGAGAAGCTGGGGTTCAGGCTGCTCGCCACGTCGGACGAGCCTCTCCCCGGCGGCGGCCGGCTGGTCACAGCCCGCTACCGGGTCGAGCTTCCGTGA